In Stomatohabitans albus, one genomic interval encodes:
- the purH gene encoding bifunctional phosphoribosylaminoimidazolecarboxamide formyltransferase/IMP cyclohydrolase, with amino-acid sequence MTQIARALISVFDKTGLVDLAQRLHSAGVELISTGSTAQHIANAGIPVTPVDQITGFPEMMDGRVKTLHPMVHGAILADRAKQAHVDAMDEHGMSAIDLVVVNLYPFADTIADPANTPAACIEMIDIGGPTMVRSAAKNHAHVTVVTTPAEYDGVLSEIESTGGTTLETRRRLAGIAFAHTADYDRVVAGWFAQQEATGWAGESEGSGKSTGGQAAGGGCGCCKHNADGPFPETLEIHATRRATLRYGENPHQEAAWYVGDPAWGLGTVEVLGGKELSYNNLVDTDAAFQLVNDFTDPAIAIIKHMNPAGAAVASSLAEAYPRALAGDPVSAFGGIVAANRQIDAATAQQIVEVFTEVVVAPGYTPEALDMLGTKKNLRILNVSDPDRPANDVVIRSIVGGFLLQGADNPESNVAQWECVTDTQPANLDDLVFAWQVCKHVKSNAIVLAKDHAVVGVGAGQMSRVDSVNIAVTKSNGRASGSVLASDAFFPFADGVEAAIAAGVTAVVQPGGSVRDEEVIAACNKAGVPMVFTGRRHFRH; translated from the coding sequence ATGACTCAGATTGCTCGCGCCCTCATCAGTGTGTTCGATAAAACCGGGCTAGTTGACCTTGCCCAACGTCTTCATTCAGCAGGCGTGGAACTCATTAGCACTGGCTCAACAGCCCAGCACATCGCTAATGCCGGTATTCCCGTTACGCCAGTTGACCAAATCACTGGATTCCCAGAAATGATGGATGGACGGGTTAAAACCCTTCACCCCATGGTCCATGGTGCCATTTTGGCTGACCGAGCCAAACAGGCACATGTCGATGCTATGGACGAGCACGGAATGAGCGCGATTGATCTGGTGGTGGTCAACCTGTATCCCTTTGCAGATACGATCGCGGACCCGGCAAATACGCCAGCCGCTTGCATTGAGATGATTGACATTGGTGGGCCGACGATGGTTCGTTCTGCAGCCAAAAATCACGCCCACGTGACCGTCGTGACGACACCAGCCGAATATGACGGGGTGCTTAGCGAGATTGAATCGACGGGCGGCACGACCCTAGAAACACGCCGACGCCTTGCAGGGATTGCATTTGCACACACGGCTGACTACGACCGAGTCGTGGCAGGGTGGTTTGCCCAACAAGAAGCAACTGGCTGGGCTGGAGAATCTGAAGGCAGCGGTAAATCGACTGGTGGGCAGGCAGCTGGCGGTGGGTGCGGTTGTTGTAAACACAACGCTGACGGACCATTTCCTGAAACCTTGGAGATACACGCCACCCGTCGGGCAACCTTGCGCTACGGCGAGAACCCGCATCAAGAGGCTGCCTGGTATGTGGGCGATCCGGCGTGGGGGCTTGGCACGGTTGAAGTGTTGGGTGGTAAGGAACTGAGTTATAACAACCTCGTTGATACAGACGCGGCATTCCAACTCGTCAATGACTTCACCGATCCCGCTATTGCCATCATTAAACATATGAATCCTGCTGGGGCAGCAGTGGCTAGCTCGTTAGCGGAGGCGTATCCGCGTGCCCTAGCCGGCGATCCGGTCAGTGCGTTTGGTGGGATTGTGGCGGCAAACCGGCAGATAGATGCGGCAACTGCTCAACAGATTGTTGAGGTCTTTACTGAAGTTGTAGTGGCACCTGGATATACGCCCGAAGCCTTGGACATGCTTGGAACTAAAAAGAATCTTCGTATTCTGAACGTTTCTGATCCCGATCGGCCCGCTAATGACGTCGTTATCCGCTCCATTGTTGGTGGCTTTTTGCTCCAAGGGGCCGACAATCCAGAATCTAATGTGGCGCAGTGGGAATGTGTGACCGATACCCAGCCAGCCAACCTCGATGATTTGGTATTTGCCTGGCAAGTTTGTAAACACGTGAAGTCCAATGCGATTGTCTTGGCAAAGGACCACGCGGTTGTTGGTGTGGGTGCTGGCCAGATGAGTCGTGTTGATAGCGTCAATATCGCAGTAACCAAATCGAATGGTCGGGCAAGTGGTTCAGTCTTGGCTTCAGACGCGTTCTTCCCCTTCGCTGATGGGGTTGAAGCGGCAATCGCAGCGGGGGTGACCGCTGTCGTGCAACCAGGTGGCAGTGTACGTGATGAGGAAGTGATCGCGGCTTGTAACAAGGCCGGTGTCCCGATGGTCTTTACCGGACGACGCCATTTCCGGCATTGA